One segment of Pseudomonas pohangensis DNA contains the following:
- a CDS encoding YbgA family protein: protein MTDQPVARPKIAISACLLGHEVRYNGGHKASSLCKDALARHFDYVPLCPEVAIGLGTPREPIRLVGEIAAPRAVGTVNRQLDVTEPLAAYGREMAASQQDLCGYIFMQQSPSCGVERVKVYQDNGKPADKSGRGIYANAFCSARPDLPVEEDGRLNDPVLRENFITRVYAYARWQGLLQAGLTRHAIIAFHSSYKYQLMANHPQQYRELGRMLGSMGKQDANVIGPQYFSLLMAALKKTATRRTHSNVLKHISGYLRPALSRDERSEMQQIIHQYREGIVPLVVPLTLLKHHFRRNPQPYIALQAYMQPHPEDLSLRNAL from the coding sequence ATGACCGACCAACCTGTTGCCCGTCCGAAGATCGCCATCAGCGCCTGCCTGCTCGGGCATGAGGTGCGCTACAACGGTGGTCACAAGGCCTCCAGCCTGTGCAAGGACGCGCTGGCCCGGCATTTCGACTACGTGCCGCTGTGCCCGGAAGTGGCCATCGGCCTGGGCACGCCGCGTGAGCCGATCCGTCTGGTCGGCGAGATAGCAGCGCCGCGCGCCGTGGGCACGGTCAACCGGCAGCTGGATGTCACCGAACCGCTGGCCGCCTATGGCCGCGAGATGGCCGCCAGCCAGCAGGATCTTTGCGGCTACATCTTCATGCAGCAGTCGCCCTCCTGTGGCGTCGAGCGGGTCAAGGTCTATCAGGACAATGGCAAACCGGCTGACAAAAGCGGTCGCGGCATCTACGCCAACGCCTTCTGCAGTGCCCGCCCCGACCTGCCGGTGGAGGAAGACGGCCGCCTCAACGACCCGGTACTCCGTGAGAACTTCATCACCCGCGTGTATGCCTATGCGCGCTGGCAGGGCCTGTTGCAGGCCGGGCTGACCCGTCACGCGATCATTGCCTTCCATTCCAGCTACAAGTACCAGCTGATGGCCAACCATCCCCAGCAGTACCGCGAACTGGGGCGCATGCTCGGCAGCATGGGCAAGCAGGATGCCAACGTCATTGGCCCGCAGTATTTCAGCCTGCTGATGGCAGCGCTGAAGAAGACCGCCACGCGGCGTACCCACAGCAACGTGCTCAAGCACATTTCCGGCTATCTGCGCCCGGCGCTGAGCCGTGACGAGCGCAGCGAGATGCAGCAGATCATCCACCAGTACCGCGAAGGCATCGTGCCGCTGGTGGTGCCGCTGACCCTGCTCAAGCACCACTTCCGCCGCAATCCGCAGCCCTACATTGCCCTGCAGGCCTACATGCAGCCGCACCCCGAAGATCTCAGCCTGCGCAATGCGCTCTGA
- a CDS encoding quaternary amine ABC transporter ATP-binding protein produces MADPTVNSNTAATNPASTGISIRNLYKIFGPTPEKLLEAVQGGMSKEELRDVHGHVLGLRDINIDMPAGGIQVVMGLSGSGKSTLIRHINRLIDPTAGEVLVDVAGQQQDVVRMSNQELLRFRREQTAMVFQKFALFPHFTVLENAEYGLQVQGIAQKKRRERSMQWIERVGLKGYEDNYPNQLSGGMQQRVGLARALSNDAPILLMDEAFSALDPLIRSDMQSVLLDLQQEIGKTIVFITHDLDEALRLGDRIAILRDGEVVQQGTGQQIVLKPADDYIESFVRDVNRGRVIRCRTLLNEGAPIQGPVLDAGLVIEEAARLLSCEGLEAANVANSKGKHLGTISMCDIIAAMVPPDTTEQS; encoded by the coding sequence ATGGCTGATCCCACAGTGAACAGCAATACAGCAGCAACGAACCCGGCCAGTACCGGCATCTCGATCCGCAACCTGTACAAGATTTTCGGCCCGACACCGGAAAAGCTGCTTGAAGCGGTACAGGGCGGCATGAGCAAAGAGGAGCTGCGTGACGTCCACGGTCACGTGCTGGGTCTGCGCGATATCAATATAGACATGCCGGCGGGCGGCATCCAGGTGGTGATGGGCCTGTCCGGCTCGGGCAAGAGCACGCTGATCCGCCACATCAACCGCCTGATCGACCCTACGGCCGGTGAGGTGCTGGTCGATGTAGCCGGCCAGCAACAGGACGTGGTGCGCATGAGCAATCAGGAACTGCTGCGCTTCCGCCGCGAGCAGACCGCCATGGTGTTCCAGAAGTTCGCCCTGTTTCCGCACTTCACCGTGCTGGAAAACGCCGAATACGGCTTGCAGGTGCAGGGCATCGCGCAGAAAAAACGCCGTGAACGCTCGATGCAATGGATCGAACGGGTCGGCCTCAAGGGCTACGAGGACAACTATCCGAACCAGCTTTCCGGTGGCATGCAGCAACGCGTCGGCCTGGCCCGCGCGCTGAGCAATGACGCACCGATCCTGCTGATGGATGAAGCCTTCTCGGCCCTCGATCCGCTGATCCGCAGCGATATGCAGAGCGTACTGCTCGACCTGCAGCAGGAAATCGGCAAGACCATCGTGTTCATCACCCATGACCTCGACGAGGCGCTGCGTCTGGGTGATCGCATCGCCATCCTGCGTGACGGCGAGGTGGTACAGCAGGGCACCGGGCAGCAGATCGTGCTCAAGCCGGCGGATGACTACATTGAAAGCTTCGTGCGCGATGTCAATCGCGGACGGGTCATCCGCTGTCGCACCCTGCTCAACGAAGGTGCACCGATCCAGGGCCCGGTGCTGGATGCCGGCCTGGTCATCGAAGAGGCCGCACGCCTGCTCAGCTGCGAAGGGCTGGAAGCCGCCAACGTGGCCAACAGCAAGGGCAAGCACCTGGGCACCATCAGCATGTGCGACATCATTGCCGCCATGGTGCCGCCGGACACGACTGAACAGTCCTGA
- a CDS encoding ABC transporter permease: MSWLDDFPAMGVEQLSAMRRAVDGGFRNFTREYGETIERMFDPLRDFLLFSEHLLTRSPWPLVLGGILIVAWFASRSWKIVLGTLITLLLIGYFGMWDNTMKTISMIFVCTVVALVLGLPIGIAMSRWERLNRLVNPALDVMQTMPSFVYLIPVVMLLGIGRVPGLIAVVIYAIPPVIRFTNLGIRLVDKDLLEAADAFGASGWQKMHQVQLPLALPTIMAGVNQTIMLSLAMVVIAAMIGVQGLGQPVLKAISNQYFTMGMLNGLAIVGIAIIFDRASQAYGKRLQRHLEVVHG; this comes from the coding sequence ATGTCTTGGCTAGATGATTTTCCCGCCATGGGCGTTGAACAACTCAGCGCCATGCGCCGCGCCGTAGACGGCGGCTTTCGCAACTTTACCCGCGAATACGGCGAAACAATCGAGCGCATGTTCGACCCCTTGCGCGACTTCCTGCTGTTTTCCGAACACCTGCTGACCCGCTCGCCCTGGCCACTGGTGCTGGGCGGTATCCTGATCGTTGCCTGGTTCGCCTCGCGCTCGTGGAAGATCGTGCTCGGCACCCTGATTACCCTGCTGCTGATCGGCTATTTCGGCATGTGGGACAACACTATGAAGACCATTTCGATGATCTTCGTCTGCACCGTGGTGGCCCTGGTGCTCGGACTACCGATCGGCATTGCCATGAGTCGCTGGGAGCGCCTGAACCGGCTGGTCAATCCGGCCCTCGACGTGATGCAGACCATGCCCAGTTTCGTCTATCTGATTCCGGTGGTGATGCTGCTCGGCATCGGCCGCGTGCCCGGCCTGATTGCCGTAGTGATCTACGCCATCCCGCCGGTAATCCGCTTCACCAACCTGGGCATCCGTCTGGTCGACAAGGACCTGCTGGAAGCCGCCGACGCCTTTGGCGCCTCGGGCTGGCAGAAGATGCATCAGGTGCAGCTGCCGCTGGCGCTGCCGACCATCATGGCCGGCGTCAACCAGACCATCATGTTGTCGCTGGCGATGGTGGTGATCGCTGCCATGATCGGCGTACAGGGTCTCGGCCAGCCGGTGCTCAAGGCGATTTCCAACCAGTATTTCACCATGGGCATGCTCAATGGCCTGGCCATTGTCGGCATCGCGATCATTTTCGACCGTGCCTCGCAGGCCTACGGCAAGCGCCTGCAACGGCATCTGGAGGTGGTTCATGGCTGA
- a CDS encoding ABC transporter substrate-binding protein, with translation MNQTTKLSLALLASALALSACGKQEEAPAASATAPAATTTAATAPADKACGKVTVANMNWQSAELLANVDKFILANGYGCEVELVPGDTMPTLTAMMEKGKPDVAPEAWINAVREPLEKAVKDGRLHYAAEALSDGGVEGWWIPKYVAEANPSIKTIDDALKHPELFPSAEQEGKGVVHNCPSGWNCQLTTGNAFKAYGAADKDFILLDTGSAAGLDGSIAKAYERNEGWLGYYWAPTSILGKYDMVKLDAGVPYNKEVWPCNTKADCADPQKSDWPRAEVFTVVTDRFAKAGGPAVDYLNKRAWSNATVNQQLAWMSDNQATGTDAARHFLKSQPEIWTPWVAPEVAEKVKAAL, from the coding sequence ATGAACCAGACGACAAAACTGTCTCTAGCCCTGCTCGCTTCCGCCCTCGCGCTCAGCGCCTGCGGCAAGCAAGAAGAAGCCCCGGCAGCCAGCGCAACAGCGCCTGCCGCAACAACGACTGCCGCAACGGCCCCTGCTGATAAAGCCTGCGGCAAGGTCACGGTGGCCAATATGAACTGGCAGTCCGCCGAACTGCTGGCCAATGTCGACAAATTCATCCTTGCCAATGGTTACGGCTGTGAAGTCGAACTGGTACCGGGTGACACCATGCCGACCCTGACTGCCATGATGGAAAAGGGCAAGCCGGATGTAGCACCCGAAGCCTGGATCAATGCCGTCCGCGAGCCGCTGGAAAAGGCAGTGAAAGATGGCCGCCTGCATTACGCCGCCGAAGCCCTCAGCGATGGTGGTGTTGAAGGGTGGTGGATACCCAAGTACGTGGCTGAAGCCAACCCGTCGATCAAGACCATCGATGATGCGCTCAAGCACCCGGAGCTGTTCCCCTCGGCCGAGCAGGAAGGCAAGGGCGTCGTGCATAACTGTCCGTCCGGCTGGAACTGCCAGCTGACCACCGGCAATGCGTTCAAGGCTTATGGCGCTGCCGATAAGGACTTCATCCTGCTCGATACCGGTTCGGCTGCCGGCCTGGATGGCTCGATCGCCAAGGCCTACGAGCGCAACGAAGGCTGGCTGGGCTATTACTGGGCACCGACGTCGATCCTCGGCAAGTACGACATGGTCAAGCTGGATGCCGGCGTGCCTTATAACAAGGAAGTCTGGCCCTGCAACACCAAGGCTGACTGTGCCGACCCGCAGAAGAGTGACTGGCCGCGTGCCGAAGTGTTCACCGTGGTTACCGACCGTTTTGCAAAAGCCGGCGGCCCTGCAGTGGACTACCTGAACAAGCGTGCCTGGAGCAACGCCACGGTTAACCAGCAGCTGGCATGGATGAGCGACAACCAAGCTACCGGCACTGATGCTGCACGCCACTTCCTCAAGTCCCAGCCGGAAATCTGGACGCCCTGGGTAGCTCCGGAAGTCGCCGAAAAGGTCAAGGCTGCACTTTGA
- a CDS encoding tellurite resistance TerB family protein — MITRGLLDQLLKSGQSLLQDNAAKQAGNNPAGAAGGLTDLLGGAGGSALAAGALGLLLGSNKTVRKVGGNALTYGGLAALGVMAYKAYGNWQAQQGSTPASEPQTLDRLPAPQAEQHSQAILRALVAAAKADGHIDDRERQLIEGEFSKLTQDHEVQQWLAAELNKPLDPGEVARAASSPEMAAEMYLASLLMVDQQHFMERAYLDELARQLQLAPALKQELEAQVQRSVA, encoded by the coding sequence ATGATTACCCGTGGCCTACTCGACCAGTTACTCAAATCCGGACAAAGCCTGCTGCAGGACAATGCTGCCAAACAGGCGGGCAATAATCCGGCCGGAGCAGCCGGCGGCCTCACCGACCTGCTCGGCGGTGCCGGCGGCAGCGCACTGGCTGCCGGCGCGCTGGGCTTGCTGCTGGGCAGCAACAAGACCGTACGCAAGGTCGGTGGCAACGCCCTGACTTATGGTGGTCTGGCAGCGCTCGGCGTGATGGCCTACAAAGCCTATGGCAACTGGCAGGCGCAGCAGGGCAGCACGCCGGCCAGCGAACCACAGACCCTCGACCGCCTGCCGGCCCCGCAGGCCGAGCAGCACAGCCAGGCGATTCTTCGTGCGCTGGTAGCGGCCGCCAAGGCCGATGGCCATATCGATGATCGCGAACGCCAGCTAATCGAGGGTGAGTTCAGCAAGCTGACCCAGGATCATGAAGTGCAGCAGTGGCTGGCGGCAGAGCTCAACAAGCCGCTGGATCCGGGCGAAGTGGCACGCGCCGCCAGCAGCCCGGAAATGGCCGCCGAGATGTATCTGGCCAGCCTGCTGATGGTCGACCAGCAGCACTTCATGGAACGTGCCTATCTGGATGAACTGGCGCGGCAGCTGCAACTGGCGCCCGCACTCAAGCAGGAACTGGAAGCTCAAGTACAGCGGTCAGTGGCCTGA
- a CDS encoding COG4705 family protein has protein sequence MNTEVKQALSKVPEVTLIFWVIKIFATTLGETGGDALSMSMGLGYLLSTAIFGAIFMVAVSFQMYSKKFHPVTYWATIIATTTVGTTLADYADRSLGIGYAGGSALLLGLLLSSLLVWKQTLGSVAVDTVSSPKSEIFYWVTIMFSQTLGTALGDWVADTEGLGYLASALIFGGLLAAIAVAYYRTKISRTVLFWAAFILTRPLGAVVGDFLDKPYTSGGLELSRYSASAALMLVIVLMIFAFNHRPAATTH, from the coding sequence ATGAACACAGAAGTAAAACAGGCCTTGAGCAAGGTTCCGGAAGTCACGCTGATCTTCTGGGTGATCAAGATATTCGCGACAACACTGGGCGAAACCGGCGGTGATGCGCTGTCCATGTCCATGGGACTGGGCTACCTGCTCAGCACCGCCATCTTCGGTGCCATATTCATGGTCGCCGTGAGCTTCCAGATGTATTCGAAGAAATTCCATCCGGTGACCTACTGGGCGACCATCATCGCCACCACCACGGTCGGCACTACCCTCGCCGACTATGCCGACCGCTCGCTGGGTATCGGTTATGCCGGCGGTTCGGCGCTGTTGCTGGGATTGCTGCTGAGCTCGCTGCTGGTCTGGAAGCAGACACTCGGCTCGGTCGCCGTGGACACGGTCAGTTCGCCCAAATCGGAAATCTTCTACTGGGTCACCATCATGTTCTCGCAAACCCTGGGCACCGCCCTCGGTGACTGGGTAGCCGATACCGAAGGCCTGGGCTATCTGGCCAGTGCGCTGATCTTCGGCGGGCTGCTGGCCGCCATTGCCGTGGCCTACTACCGGACAAAAATCTCCCGCACCGTGCTGTTCTGGGCGGCCTTCATTCTGACCCGGCCACTGGGCGCGGTAGTCGGCGACTTTCTCGACAAGCCCTACACTAGCGGCGGCCTGGAACTGAGCCGTTACTCGGCCTCGGCAGCGCTGATGCTGGTAATTGTCCTGATGATCTTTGCCTTCAACCATCGGCCGGCGGCGACAACCCACTGA
- a CDS encoding transporter substrate-binding domain-containing protein: MLRVLIFLWLALLGLHATAAQPDEPLLRVGITEVPPFVIKEPDGSWRGISIDLWNSIADKAGYRFELLPMPFDRLLPGLEDGQLDVVVGALTMTAEREERFDFTHPFYRTGLAIGVPRSSEGGGWGVLKGLLSWQFFTLIFGLALLLMLVGAVLWLFERHRNQEQFGGSPVQGLGSSFWWAAVTMTTVGYGDKAPVTLGGRLVGLVWMFAGLIMVSTFTAAVASMLTVGNLQGGIQGPEDLRRAHVASVDKTSGSLYLESQRIRHSNYPNLMEAMLAVQQGDAEAVVYDLPIMQYRNGEMGGGGLRLLPGTFENQSYAFALANGSPYRERLNLELLRAVSGDDWIKVQRLYLGEP; the protein is encoded by the coding sequence ATGCTGAGAGTTCTGATCTTTCTATGGCTGGCACTGCTGGGGCTGCATGCAACGGCTGCGCAGCCGGATGAACCGCTGTTGCGGGTAGGCATTACCGAAGTACCGCCCTTCGTCATCAAGGAGCCGGATGGCAGCTGGCGCGGTATCAGCATTGATTTATGGAACAGCATTGCCGACAAGGCCGGTTATCGCTTTGAACTGCTGCCCATGCCGTTTGATCGTTTGCTCCCCGGCCTTGAAGACGGCCAGCTGGATGTGGTGGTAGGCGCGTTGACCATGACCGCCGAACGCGAGGAGCGTTTCGACTTTACCCATCCGTTCTACCGTACCGGCCTGGCCATTGGTGTGCCGCGCAGCAGTGAGGGCGGCGGCTGGGGAGTCCTGAAAGGGCTGTTGTCCTGGCAATTCTTCACCCTGATTTTCGGCCTGGCGCTCTTGCTGATGCTGGTCGGCGCGGTGCTCTGGCTGTTCGAGCGTCACAGGAATCAGGAGCAGTTTGGCGGTTCGCCGGTGCAGGGACTGGGCTCAAGTTTCTGGTGGGCGGCAGTGACTATGACCACCGTTGGCTATGGCGATAAAGCGCCAGTCACCCTGGGCGGACGCCTGGTCGGCCTGGTGTGGATGTTCGCCGGTTTGATCATGGTGTCGACCTTTACTGCTGCTGTGGCCAGCATGTTGACCGTGGGTAACCTGCAAGGTGGCATTCAGGGCCCCGAGGACCTGCGCCGCGCCCATGTCGCCAGTGTCGACAAGACCTCCGGGTCGCTGTATCTGGAAAGCCAGCGTATACGCCACAGCAATTATCCCAACCTGATGGAAGCCATGCTTGCGGTACAACAGGGTGACGCTGAAGCGGTGGTTTATGACCTGCCGATCATGCAGTACCGCAACGGCGAGATGGGCGGTGGTGGTCTGCGTCTGTTGCCGGGTACCTTCGAGAACCAGTCCTACGCATTCGCGCTGGCCAATGGCAGCCCCTATCGCGAGCGGCTTAATCTCGAACTGCTGCGGGCGGTGAGCGGCGACGACTGGATCAAGGTGCAGCGGCTCTATCTGGGCGAGCCTTGA
- a CDS encoding NAD(P)/FAD-dependent oxidoreductase has product MQAHIAIIGAGISGLAAARTLHEAGHAMQLFDKSRGSGGRLSSKRSPFGELDLGGQYFTARDPDFCRAVTDWQKQGWIAPWSPQLYQFRQGRLQVSADEQTRWVGTPRMSALTRGLLGELPVRFATRICEVFRGDQHWQLLDADGQLHGPFSHVLVATPAAQASPLLAAAPELAAQAAATAMQPVWAVALGFQQALPTPMQACFVQDNPLAWIARNASKPQRGGAIDSWVLHASSEWTRQHLDLSPDSAIEQLSAAFGSVLGTTLPAADFSLAQRWLYARPAADSGFGTLADAQRGLFACGDWCQAGRVEGAWLSGRMAAGNILQSISAA; this is encoded by the coding sequence ATGCAAGCGCACATTGCCATCATCGGCGCCGGAATTTCCGGCCTGGCTGCCGCCCGTACGCTGCATGAGGCCGGGCATGCCATGCAATTGTTCGACAAGAGCCGCGGCAGTGGCGGACGCCTGTCCAGCAAGCGTAGCCCGTTCGGCGAGCTTGACCTCGGCGGGCAGTACTTCACCGCCCGTGATCCGGACTTCTGCCGGGCGGTGACGGACTGGCAAAAACAGGGCTGGATCGCACCCTGGTCGCCACAGCTGTACCAGTTCCGCCAGGGCCGGCTGCAAGTGTCGGCCGATGAGCAGACGCGCTGGGTCGGCACGCCGCGCATGAGCGCCCTGACTCGCGGCCTGCTCGGCGAATTGCCGGTGCGCTTCGCCACACGTATCTGTGAAGTCTTTCGCGGCGACCAGCACTGGCAACTGCTGGATGCCGATGGCCAGCTGCATGGCCCGTTCAGCCATGTGCTGGTGGCCACCCCGGCCGCCCAGGCCAGCCCGCTGCTGGCCGCCGCTCCCGAACTGGCAGCACAGGCGGCGGCTACCGCCATGCAACCGGTGTGGGCCGTGGCTCTGGGCTTCCAGCAAGCCCTGCCCACCCCCATGCAGGCCTGCTTTGTTCAGGACAACCCGCTGGCCTGGATCGCGCGCAACGCGAGCAAGCCGCAACGAGGCGGCGCCATCGACAGCTGGGTACTGCACGCCAGCAGCGAGTGGACCCGTCAGCATCTGGACCTGTCCCCTGACAGCGCAATCGAACAACTGTCGGCAGCCTTCGGCAGCGTGCTCGGCACTACCCTGCCCGCTGCCGATTTCAGCCTGGCGCAGCGCTGGCTGTATGCCCGGCCGGCAGCAGACAGCGGTTTCGGCACCCTCGCCGATGCACAACGGGGCCTGTTCGCCTGTGGCGACTGGTGCCAGGCCGGACGCGTGGAAGGCGCCTGGCTCAGCGGACGCATGGCCGCCGGGAACATCCTGCAGAGCATCAGCGCCGCCTAG
- a CDS encoding TIGR01777 family oxidoreductase, whose product MQILITGGTGLIGRALCSYWLQQGHQLTVWSRSPERVASLCGAKVRGIGQLQEYGEGALDAVVNLAGAPIADRPWTARRRQLLWDSRITLTEQLVAWLATREHKPQVLVSGSAVGWYGDGGERELDEQQAPVTSDFASQLCQAWENSALMAEALGIRVVLVRTGLVLTADGGFLKRLLLPFRLGLGGPIGSGKQWMPWIHLQDQVALIDFLLRQEAASGPYNACAMQPVRNAAFTRALAKALHRPAFMRVPGVALKLGMGELSGLLLGGQCCHPVRLLEANFAFRFNTLEDALGDLLCR is encoded by the coding sequence ATGCAGATCCTGATTACCGGTGGCACCGGCCTGATCGGTCGTGCGCTATGCAGCTACTGGCTGCAGCAGGGGCATCAGCTAACGGTCTGGAGCCGCAGCCCCGAGCGGGTGGCTTCGCTGTGTGGCGCGAAGGTGCGTGGCATCGGCCAGTTACAGGAGTATGGCGAAGGTGCGCTGGATGCGGTGGTCAATCTGGCCGGTGCGCCGATCGCCGATCGTCCCTGGACCGCCCGGCGCAGGCAGCTGCTGTGGGACAGTCGGATCACCCTCACCGAGCAACTGGTGGCCTGGCTGGCGACCCGCGAGCATAAACCGCAGGTCCTGGTATCCGGCTCGGCCGTGGGCTGGTATGGCGATGGCGGTGAGCGCGAGCTGGATGAACAGCAGGCGCCGGTCACCAGCGACTTTGCCAGTCAGCTATGCCAGGCCTGGGAAAACTCGGCGTTGATGGCCGAAGCGCTGGGTATCCGCGTGGTGCTGGTGCGTACCGGGCTGGTGCTGACTGCCGATGGCGGCTTTCTCAAGCGCCTGCTGCTGCCGTTCAGGCTCGGTCTGGGCGGGCCGATAGGTAGTGGCAAACAATGGATGCCGTGGATTCATCTGCAGGATCAGGTGGCACTGATCGACTTTCTGCTGCGCCAGGAGGCGGCCAGCGGGCCGTATAATGCCTGCGCCATGCAACCGGTGCGCAATGCAGCCTTCACCCGCGCATTGGCCAAAGCCCTGCATCGGCCTGCATTCATGCGGGTGCCGGGCGTGGCGTTGAAGCTGGGCATGGGCGAGTTGTCGGGGTTGTTGCTGGGTGGTCAGTGTTGCCATCCGGTGCGCCTGCTGGAAGCGAATTTCGCCTTTCGATTCAATACACTGGAGGACGCCCTGGGCGACCTGCTATGCAGATGA
- the hemH gene encoding ferrochelatase, whose protein sequence is MTQQALLLANLGSPASTSVADVRSYLNQFLMDPYVIDLPWFVRRLLVSLILIKRPAQSAHAYQSIWWPEGSPLVAISRQLTEAIRPLWTRGPVELAMRYGEPSIETSLRQLAGQGITSVTLAPLYPQFADSTTTTALVEAQRVIAQHKLPIKLSVLQPFYDQPEYLDALAESARPYLQQGFDHLLLSYHGLPERHLHKTDPTGQHCLKSADCCQRAAGKVLDSCYRAQCYSVSNAFAARAGLRPDQWSVSFQSRLGRAKWIEPYTEARLNELAGQGVKKLLVMCPAFVADCIETLEEIGIRGREQFIAAGGEDLQLVPCVNTHPQWVDALAKICARVPQAL, encoded by the coding sequence ATGACTCAACAAGCTCTTCTGCTGGCCAATCTGGGTTCCCCGGCCAGCACCTCGGTGGCGGATGTGCGCAGTTACCTCAACCAGTTTCTGATGGATCCCTATGTCATCGACCTGCCGTGGTTTGTGCGGCGGCTGCTGGTCTCGCTGATCCTGATCAAGCGTCCGGCCCAGTCGGCCCATGCCTACCAGTCGATCTGGTGGCCTGAGGGTTCGCCGCTGGTGGCAATCAGCCGGCAACTGACCGAGGCCATCCGTCCGCTGTGGACCCGGGGGCCGGTGGAGCTGGCCATGCGTTATGGCGAGCCGTCGATCGAAACCAGCCTGCGCCAGCTGGCGGGTCAGGGTATTACCAGCGTCACCTTGGCGCCGCTGTATCCGCAGTTTGCCGACAGCACCACCACCACTGCGCTGGTCGAGGCGCAGCGGGTGATTGCGCAGCACAAGCTGCCGATCAAACTATCTGTGTTGCAGCCTTTTTATGACCAGCCCGAGTATCTCGATGCGCTGGCCGAAAGCGCCCGGCCTTATCTGCAGCAGGGTTTCGACCATCTGCTGCTGAGTTATCACGGCCTGCCGGAGCGCCATCTGCACAAGACCGACCCGACCGGCCAGCATTGCCTGAAGTCGGCCGACTGCTGTCAGCGCGCTGCGGGCAAGGTGCTCGACAGCTGCTACCGCGCCCAGTGCTACAGCGTCAGCAATGCCTTTGCAGCCCGTGCCGGTCTGCGCCCCGATCAGTGGTCGGTATCCTTCCAGTCGCGGCTGGGCCGCGCCAAGTGGATCGAACCCTATACCGAGGCACGACTGAACGAGCTGGCGGGGCAGGGGGTGAAGAAGCTGCTGGTGATGTGCCCGGCGTTTGTCGCCGACTGCATCGAGACGCTGGAGGAAATCGGCATTCGTGGCCGTGAACAGTTCATTGCCGCCGGTGGCGAGGACCTGCAGCTGGTGCCCTGTGTGAATACCCATCCGCAGTGGGTGGACGCGCTGGCGAAGATCTGTGCGCGGGTGCCGCAAGCGCTCTGA
- a CDS encoding hypoxanthine-guanine phosphoribosyltransferase — MSADLAQIRQVMAEADCLYTEAQIEAAIDKIAAAINSQLAESNPVVFCVMNGGLIFTGKLLPKLDFPLELSYLHASRYRNETSGGDLFWKAKPEISFIDRDVLIIDDILDEGHTLGAIIDFCRHAGASKVYTAVLIDKDHQRKARPDLQADFIGLPCIDRFIFGYGMDYKGYWRNAPGIFAVKGL, encoded by the coding sequence ATGTCCGCCGATCTCGCCCAAATCCGCCAGGTGATGGCTGAAGCCGATTGCCTGTACACCGAAGCGCAGATCGAGGCGGCTATCGACAAGATTGCCGCTGCCATCAACAGCCAGCTGGCCGAGAGCAATCCGGTGGTGTTCTGCGTGATGAACGGCGGCCTGATCTTTACCGGCAAGCTGCTGCCCAAACTGGATTTCCCGTTGGAACTGTCCTACCTGCATGCCAGCCGCTACCGCAATGAAACCAGCGGCGGCGACCTGTTCTGGAAGGCCAAGCCGGAAATTTCCTTTATCGACCGCGATGTACTGATCATCGACGACATCCTCGATGAAGGGCACACCCTGGGCGCCATCATCGATTTCTGCCGGCATGCCGGCGCCAGCAAGGTGTATACCGCCGTGCTGATCGACAAGGACCACCAGCGCAAGGCGCGCCCGGACCTGCAAGCCGACTTCATCGGCCTGCCGTGCATCGACCGCTTCATCTTCGGCTATGGCATGGATTACAAGGGCTACTGGCGCAATGCACCGGGCATTTTTGCGGTGAAAGGGCTTTAA